The DNA window gagagacatttcTGCCGAGTGGGGGATGGGAATTTGAGGTCTGAGCAAGGATGGAAGTTCACATTGGCCCTCCCTGTGATAAACACAGGAAGTTCTCTAGTGTCCTGACTCTAACCATAAACAGCTGAACTCCCCCTGGCCTGTAAGCACCGGTCCAGTGTTTTATAAATATGTTTGGATGCAgaataattaaataataaataatccaACCTCACTATCTTTGCAATGTGCAGCTACTTAGCAATGATTGGCTTAAGGTAAACTGACTATGGCTGTAACTCATCAGCTAAATGCCTTTCCTTGATAGTAAATGTAAGATGTCTAGACAAACATGTCTCTGCCTTACAGATAGCATGGTTGCTTTAACATTTCCTGATGAATGCTGTCTGGAGATATCAATTTCAGGACTAGGCCCAATATTTTAACAAGATTCTCTTTCAATCATGTTAATTAATTATAAAAGGCAAACGTCTGGAGAAATATAGGAACAGTGCAGTGAAAACTGTTCAGGAAATGTTATATTAATTATCCAACTCCGCTTCACTAATCCAGGAGCCCGGGAATAAGAAATTGTACTCTATTTCAAAAGCCATACCTTTGAAGCCTTTCTCAGGTTTCCTTTGATAGTTGTGTTTATAACTCTGCTTTCAATCTCCAGATTCCAATAATCAAGAACATCAGAAGCATGTCATAGTGAATCAATTTCCACCAGTTTTTCCATTTAAGTCAATCACCCTCCACAATGAAGGAACGGGAAAATACCTCCTGTCTTTTAGGGCTGTTTCAGAACACAATGCTTGATAGGCAGGTTTAGAAAAAGCTTGCAAAGTAGAGTTTGCATAGATGTGGACCGCTAACCTATCCCATATGGGCTGTACGATGTTGCTTCCTATTTATGGCTGTTATTGCCAACAGCGTACATTATGTGCCCCCAGCGTACACTATGTGCCCCCAGCGTACATTATGTGCCCCCAGCGTACACTATGTGCCCCCAGCGTATAGTATTTGCCCCCAGCGTATAGTATGTGCCCCCAGCGTATAGTATGTGCCCCCAGCGTATACTATGTGCCCCCAGCATATAATATGTGCCCCCAGCGTACACTATGTGCCCCCAGCGTACACTATGTGCCCCCAGCGTACACTATGTGCCCCCAGCGTACACTATGTGCCCCCAGAGTACACTATGTGCCCCCAGCGTATAGTATGTGCCCCCAGAGTACACTATGTGCCCCCAGCGTACACTATGTGCCCCCAGCGTACACTATGTGCCCCCAGCGTATAGTATGTGCCCCCAGCGTACACTATGTGCCCCCAGCGTATAGTATGTGCCCCCAGCGTATAGTATGTGCCCCCAGCGTATACTATGTGCCCCCAGCATATAATATGTGCCCCCAGCGTACACTATGTGCCCCCAGCGTACACTATGTGCCCCCAGCGTACACTATGTGCCCCCAGCGTACACTATGTGCCCCCAGATGGAAAAGTGACTTTGTGGTCTTATATCTAGGGTTGCTTTTAGTATTTTAGTTGGATTCAGAATTTCTCTTTAATTTCTCACTCCTATGCTGCGTCTTGGTGACCTCTAAAACGATAAAAACACGTCTCCTTCACTGCACTCCAAAACCCCTGCGGCTGCTTTTCCATCATACGCTGGTGGGGGATTAGTCCCCAGTCCATGTCGAAGAGCAAGACGGCCAGGCTGTCTCCAGTATGTCTCTTGGATCCCACAGTCAAACCACCATCCAGGATGTCTGGGTTGTTCCCAGGTGTCTGGAGAGCTTCGCACACATTCTGCAACTTCAATTCCAGCTCGACCTCTGAGCTCTTTCTCACTGCTTAAAATGTATGCATTTAATTCTGGAACTACCTGATGAAGATGACTCTTCAAATAGCATTACTCACATACACAATCATAATCCCACTCAACTAACCTAGTCCATGGTCTTGGCCAGACATCCAGAAAATCCATTCTTTTTCCCTCAAAGGGGGTACTGCCTGTTTGTACAAGCACTTTGTGTCTGCAACCAGACAAAGCTGGCACCAGTTTTCTCCCCCATGTCAAAAGCCAGAGCCAGAGGCTTCATGTATATGTCCGTGTAGCGTTCACAAGAGCCTGGCCACAGCTCCGCTCTAACGGCTACTCTGTCAATTAAAGTGCAATTAGTCACACCAGGCTCAGAGTTTGAAAAGGCCCTTGGCTCGCTCATTCCTGAGACTCAGGGTATCCATGACAACCAGCTaggatctgtgtttgtgtgccccaGCATCTTCTTCCCTAGGCAGCTGGGGGTCCTCAAGGGCTTGAGTCTACTCCGACAGCTACCTTGACTGTGGCCCCACATTTCAAATGTATCAACCTTTTCTGATTGGTTGTGGAAACCAGACCTTACACTGCACATAATTCCTTTCTGTGTTTTGTACCTGGAAAGCTGTTTCCCTCTAGTCTCTATGCTGTTGCAGTGTTATGTCATTGGTCTAATGGTGTGCCTCGTCGTGCCAGCAGGATATAAGCATGAGTGCTTCTGGACAGATTTTTTCACAGAGCCAAGCTGAAAACCTTTTTCTAGATTTTTTCCCCCTCGCAAGACATTGTCATCTGGAAACACTTATTCAGTGATTCACGAATGCCCCTATCGGATTTCTTACAACATAAAGACCCGACAGCAGAGGAAAGCAGACAAATTCACATGATAACAAAATGATTGATCTACATCAACTGCATTATTACAACAGTTGAAAAATGTAAACTTTGACTACAAAGATATGCATGACTTTAATCAATATGTTTTTCATCTAGGTTACAAGTGATGTTTCAACTTCATTATGATTTTATACTTATGACTTGACTTTCTTcattccctgtctcctccttcaTGCCAGCACCATCATTTTATTCTGCTCAGAACTTGTAGCCAAACTCTTTGAAACTTGAGGGGTAATTCTCACACTGTCCCACTTTACTGTGAAAATGTCTTAAAGCTTTCAGTGCTCTAAAGATGCAGTGCCTGGCTTCAATTACTTAATTTAGAGAACTATATCACACAGCCCCCAATAAAATGATCTTGGCGGTTGTAGATGTTACACACTCATGTTTGCAGTAAGTCTTATGTCTCATGTTACACATGCACTTTTTAAAGTCAGACTGTGCTTGGATAGGGTAGAAGTAGAATGCATTATGAATGGATTTTCAGAAACAACATGCTTATTCTTCTCCAGAGCTGAGTTGTCCAAACTACAAATCCCATGCAGCACCAGGGCAAGGCAGCAGGTCACGGGCAGACCAGGACAGGAATTCTGCCTGGACTCCCAGCATGACCGGCGGTCTCCTACTGGGCGTGCCGAGACCACACTAGACAACAGTAAGCCATACTGCTCTTTATTCCTTACAGCCTAAACCATCTCATCTTATTAAATCTTAGAGTTCTATCTAGTGATGCTGGCATGTCTAGCCTGATGATTTGTGATGTGTTGTGACAGTGGAGGAGCAACTGTTCCGCTCTGTGGAGGGCCAGGCGGCatcagacgaggaggaggacaagtgGACAGGAGAGCAACAGAGACAGGTGGACGAGGTGAAGAGGATTCTCACCAGGCTGTCCTGCTGTGGGGACAGGTACAGCACACCAGCTCTGACTCCACCTCCCCAAACGAACCCTGCCTCTCACACCTGCAGCgtgcacacagccacacaggccCAAGTTGGCCTAACTGGGCCGACACGTTTAACGAGTGTAATAACAGGATGGAAATGGGGCTTCATTTGGCCTGTTGGGTTTCAGAGGGAGGTTTTAATGAATGGCTTCCCCTGGTTGTCACCAGGTGTGAAGATAAGGCAGTGAAGAAGCTGCTGTCCCACTTTGGAGGCTCCAGAAGCGAGGAGAGCCGCAGTGCTGTGGTGGAGCTCCTGGAGAAAGTCACCAGGCTGAACAAGCAGCTGGAGCTCAAGGAAAGTCAGGCTTGCAAGGCTGAGCTCGACATGGACCAGGTACAGAACACAGATGACCACCATCACTACTGCACTTCCTGATACGGCTGGAGAATTAATATTTCTCTGGATTATGTTTTGTCTCCCTATATATAGTCATTTCGGGGCTCTGGTCATGGTGTAAAGTTGGATTAGAGAGGACTGGTATAAGTTGTTATGAGAGTGCAGGGCTTCAAAGTCAAACCACAGTGAGTGGCACAACCCAGCGCCCAGCCGGCAGCAGTGGTCACAGAGCCAccctgtgtgtgcagctgtttCTCACTGAGCTGACCACAGAAATACCCTCTAGCCCTACATGGCACTTTGGAATATCGTAAATTAAACCCTCTGGATCCAGCTGAGTAGCAGCTCACCAAACAGCAACATGTACAGACGGGGACCATGACGTCGTGGGTTTTtgtattttcaaaatgttcagCCGCTCAGCTAAACAAACCTATGAGCGAGAGGGCTTATTTACATGGAGGCCTGGCCTTAGTCTGCGTGTGGGGAGAGACCTGTTCTGTGGTAGTGGTTATGACCTGACAACAAGCCTGTTTTTGTCGCTGTGTGTCCCAGATGAAGGACTCTCTGGTGCAGGAGCTGCAGCAGAAGGCCGAGGAAGCAGAGATGCTCCAGATGGAGCTGCAGATGCTGGAGACGGAGAGAGTGCGACTGTCCCTTGTCGAGGAGAAACTGGTGGATGTTCTACAGCTCCTGCAACAGCTGAGGGACCTGGTCAGTCAGACCATGGGGGCCTATTACGCACCAGCAGACTTCTTTGTTTATAATCAGCAGTTGTATAGAAAAGGCGTTACCTATTTGTGCCTTGGTGAAACATGACTGTTGCTGAACTATGTGGTGTTCTCTCAATTAAAAGGTGTTAGAGTAGCTGATAGTGTTTCCTTCTCGTTTATAGCTTGTTTTCCTTGTTTTTACATAGCCTGCTGCTAGCTTGGTAGCCAGTAAAAAGTGTTCTCTGGTTTCAGAATGTGTCCCGGAGGTCTCTTGGGAAGATCTTGCTAAGCACTTTGGAGTCCTGTAGCGATCCTCAACATGGTAAGAAACACCACTTTAAACAGCTTTACAGTGAATCAGTAAACTACATATGGTCGCTGTGTGAAACATGATAATGAAGAATTACAAAAGACCCCCAAGTTGTAAAGTTAAAAATAGGTTTCAATTAGATTTTCTTATGGATAGGCTTGCATGTAATGTAATTATCTCTATATTCACATCTGTTACCTATTATTTAGGGAAAGCCCACATACTGGAGGTTCTCAACGCTCTGTATCATGAGCTGGCTGCCTGTGAGATTCTGTCTACTGGAGCACCACAGGAACAAACTAGCCAGTCCCTGAACGCTCTGGTCATCTCCTGTTGATCAAGCTTGCCACCTGCTGGACAGAATATACTTGAGCTCAAAGGAATCATACTGCGTTCCATGTTAAAAACTATATTTTAACCTTTGTGGTCATAAAAAACAATGTACATACTGTATTATACACTTAGCTAGCTCTTATTTTTCTCAAGTCTTTATTTGTCAAAATGGTTAGACTTATAAGATACGTTGTCTGTGAGCTACACGTGCACTTCAGTTAGTAATTCATAACTTTCTTATTTTCTCCTTGTCAACATACAATATTGTATGTAACTGCATTAACATGGTAATCATGTACATTTCTTTTTACAAAATATATTTCAATAACAATGATATAATTCTGCATTATGcaaaatgaaaatgtttattgggaGCAATCCATCTTTGTTTTCTTAACCCATTCTGGGGAGGGCGGGGGACAGTTGCTGGAGGTTTTAACTAGGGCATTACCTTCACAATGGTGCTATCCAGTCTGTCAAATCCCACAGTCACTCATCCACACCAGCATGCAAGCTTATTTTCAGTGTGTGCCATTTGATTGTACTCTGCGTTAAAAAGTGAACATTAATTCTAAATGTAATTTTGCTTATATATTTCAAACATACAGGGAATATAAGTGCTTTTGACACATTTGCCTTACAAAGGCTCCTCTTCAAAGATGTTGTGGGAGTATGATCTATTTTCATGTATACATCTGATGTTCTTCTGGACAAACACTCAATCTTGAGTTTCCTTTGGGGTCAATAAAGTGAATGAAATAGAAATGAATTGTAACGTGATGACTTCTACTTGTGTTATATTGTGTTATATTAACGAGACACTTGAATAGATAGTAGCCTAggagttttattttttcatgagGTATTCCTTGGGTTTCCAATCTTTGTATTTATAAAGTATGACATCGTTAAAGTCCTGACTGAGTAAGAAGAAATCACTGTACAAATGGCACGTCAGAACAAATCAGATTTGCCATTTATTTGCTGCCTGGGCATGTTCCTTTATATTTTCCGCCTACAAAAAAGGAGCCGTCTACACACTCCTAAACAATAGGTGGCGGTAATGCTCCTCATAGCCTACATGTTGGTTGCAATGTACCACTCAATTTAGAAGAAGAAGGTCCATAATGTTGGGATAGTACCGTATTACCAGTAGGATGTAAAAACGGAATAGTAGTTTGATttttaaagaaatatatttatttggGCATGATTCATGTTACAATGTCAGTTAAAGGTGCTCCGTTCGATGACAAAAGACAACATGTATATAAAGTTCTGAGTTGTTGATAAAGTCGGGATTAGATCACCAGTCACTCACTGTTGACAATCTAGTTAGCTAACCATGGCGGCGAACAACTGGCCAGAGAAAATCGTCGCGTTCTTACGCAGTCCGTCTGAGTTTTTGTCCTGCACTACGCCGGATGCTTTCCTCGCCGAGTTATTGCGCGAGCTGAGAGACGACAGAGCCAGTGACAATGTCAAGGTAAAACATTTTACATCCAGATTTAAAAAGGACATTAATTTAGTTTACCTGCTTTGCTTTCCAGGCAGCTTACTAAATATCACGACATTTGAACAGCATCATTTCCCCTTCTTCTCAGATCCTCCTGCTGTCTCCACTGTGTGAGCACCCTATGCTGTTATGCCCTTCAGTCACAGTGGGTGAGGAAACAGCTCTGGAGCTAATGTCGGTGTTGTCCTATTGTTCGCCCAAGGCTCTTTCACTCCGCTGCAACCTCCTCCTAACCTTAACTTCAGTGCTCCTCTGCTCTTCGTGTGTGAGTACACACTCTCGTGCCTCTCAAGACTTCCTCGACCTCCTCCTTGAGACAGTCCAAGACACAAATGACCACAGAAGTGGGGCAGTGGTACGCCCACTTCGGGCAACAGCCTGTGACTGCCTCAGGGAGCTGGAGGCCTGCTGCCCAGGTTTGCTGTCCCAACATCTGGAACTCCTGAGTGGTCTGAGGCAACAGGAAAACTCTAGGCTTCACCAGGCCTATTCTTGGCTCCATGCTCTGGGGCTGAGGAATGTTGTGTATCTGCTCACCCAGCAGGCAGGAGCTGGCGCTGGGGAGCTGAAAGCTGTGCTGGGGGGGAACGAGGGTCTCGTGTTGGAAGGCTCCCACGCGGACAGAgcccttttttcccctctcacTCTTAGTCCCACTGGCAGGGCCCCTTCCCTGCAGACCGGCCCCGACTGTAAGGAGCTACGGTCTCTGCTCTCCTCGCTTCTAGAGGAGTCCTACCTTCTCACGCCCCTGGCCCAGGCTACACTGCTAAGAGGACTGGTAGAGGTTGTTTCCATGGTGCCGGCTGTTTCCCCGGTGATCTTCAAAGCTCAGCTGCTCCGTCTTCTAGGCACGTCTGAGGTGAGTTGTGGGTCTTCAGAACATGCCAGAACGTCAACACTTGCGACATACTATTCAGATTCAATCATCAGAGTATCGTTATGCTGTGTAATCTAATCCTTATCTCCTCCCATCATCTTGCAGGTGTGCCTGCTCCATGCTACTCTGCTGATGAAGGCTGCTTTCACAGACAGCTTGTTCAGTTCTGAGGACGAGGCCTTCCTTCTCAAGCGCCTCGTCGGTTTATCCCAACACCCCCTCGTAAGCACGCCTGAGAAGCTCTTCTACATGGACTGCATCCTGCACTTTCCAGAGAACCGTCCAATTAGCAGTGGGGATTGGGATGACAGCCTGCCGGTGCTACTGACCCCTCGACTCGCTGCAGCCCTGGTGCCAACGGTGTTCAATGACAGCTCCAGCATGTTGGCCCGACTCAACCTGCTCTCCCTGGTTTActtggaggaaggagaggacggcgatggagagggagggaggggcctagCCTACCTGTACGACCACCTGACCTCACTCCTCCACATTGTGGAGAACCACGGCAGCAGGGAGATGGTGGTGACCTTCTTCCgagcctccctcctcttcctcctccacttctctcacGTGGAGCGCCACTGTGAGGACCTGACCCAGAGACTATGTACACTTTACCTCGGACACACCCGGCTGGCCCCACACCTCATCAACCTGGCTGACCGTgcccaggagaggctggaggagtcgGGCTGGGCCGTGGCTCTCCTCAGGGCTCTGCAGCGAGCCATCACCGAGGCCCCGCTGGCTGTGCTCACCCTGCAAACCCTCCGCTGGCACCTCAAGCTGCTGGCACGTGTGGCTGAGGAAGGGGACGTCCCTCAGAAGAGCACCCTCAGCTTCCTGCTCAGTGTCGTCACATCCCCCTCTTTGTGCGTGGGCGGGGATTGGCGCTTAGGGAACGGCCTGCTCGGTGTGTGTCGCCGTCTACTCTTGCACCCCAGCTTGGATGTCCTCCTCAACCCATTGGCTGACCTCCTGCAGCACCTCACCTGTCACTACAGCGACACGGACATCCAGGACCACGCACGTCTGTACTACACCCTGCTGACCACCCTCTCCAGGGAGAAGCTGGGGGCCGTGCTAGGGCAGGGGCGGGCTCAGGGTGGCCTGCAGGCCAAGGTACGCTCCCTTTCTGCAATCATGTCTGAGAGTGAGGAGCTGACTAGCGGTCTGACCGTGCACCGAACACAACTACCCCTGCTGAGGCTGGTCAAGATGGACAACCAcctgagaccagagagagaaacaaagccCACACCCAACAACGAAGCACAGCGTGACCTGACCCAAGATCGAGTTCTAGGGGAGATGCAGGAGTACAGAGCCCAGTTCCAGAGCGGTGCCTTTGCCTCTGAGATCATCCTAGACTACCAGCTGACCTACACTGGAGTTCACGAGCCCAGATTTGATCAGCTCTTCAGCATACACCTGCACTTCGACCTCACAGACCCGCACTACGAGGATGTGAGTGACATCAGTGTTCCGTGCCTGTTCAGAGAGCGGAAGCCTCCGGTGGTGAGGCTGAGACTGAGGCCCAGGAGGCCGTACCCCACCACCTTGAAAGCCAGCGCTGTCTTTACCACCCAGGATGGGCTCTCCTGGCACACTGCCCTTGCAGACCTTCAGGTCACCTTCCCCCAATTATTTCTGCCCCTGTCTGCTCCCCTGGCGTGGGGAGAAGAACACAGGTATAGGCTCTTCGAGGTCATGTGGAAGGAAATGAGCTTGAGAGATTCAGAGACGGATTTAGCCGACAATGCTTCAAGCCTCTTCTGCTGTGAATTGAGTGACTCATCCTTAGTTAGGATGATAGAGAAGCACTTTCAGTCGTTTGTGATCTCAGAACTGTCCGAGAAACATCCAGGGAAGAGCAAAGTGCTGTTCTTCCTCCCGCCCAAGTCTCATGTTCTTTTGAAAATATGCATGGAGGAGGACGCTGTGCAGATCAGTATCGCCACAGACAACTGGAAACTTTTGCCTTTCATTAACTCTTACCTGCAGATGATTaccagagagcagcaggctGCAGCTTAAGGGGCAAGCAGATCTGTAAGGTATAGTAGGTATTTTAAATGGAAATAACTCACTTTTAACCGTTTTTGTGTTTTCACAGTGCCTTTCTGGTCCAAATTGTAATGTATTTAACTCCTGCTTAACTCCTGTAATGCTAAAACGTGTTTAAATCATGTTTTGTCCATGTTATGCATCTTATCGATTTAGGAAATCTCATGTTGCATTCCAAAATGCTGTATTGCACTATTGGAACACATTTGTACATTTATGGTAGGAAATATTGTCAATTTTATTGAATCGTGTTCCTGAAGTTACAATCTGCACTCATCAAATGTAGTATGGAATGTTAGTTGATCAAACGTTTCCACATGGATATA is part of the Hypomesus transpacificus isolate Combined female chromosome 9, fHypTra1, whole genome shotgun sequence genome and encodes:
- the ap5b1 gene encoding AP-5 complex subunit beta-1 yields the protein MAANNWPEKIVAFLRSPSEFLSCTTPDAFLAELLRELRDDRASDNVKILLLSPLCEHPMLLCPSVTVGEETALELMSVLSYCSPKALSLRCNLLLTLTSVLLCSSCVSTHSRASQDFLDLLLETVQDTNDHRSGAVVRPLRATACDCLRELEACCPGLLSQHLELLSGLRQQENSRLHQAYSWLHALGLRNVVYLLTQQAGAGAGELKAVLGGNEGLVLEGSHADRALFSPLTLSPTGRAPSLQTGPDCKELRSLLSSLLEESYLLTPLAQATLLRGLVEVVSMVPAVSPVIFKAQLLRLLGTSEVCLLHATLLMKAAFTDSLFSSEDEAFLLKRLVGLSQHPLVSTPEKLFYMDCILHFPENRPISSGDWDDSLPVLLTPRLAAALVPTVFNDSSSMLARLNLLSLVYLEEGEDGDGEGGRGLAYLYDHLTSLLHIVENHGSREMVVTFFRASLLFLLHFSHVERHCEDLTQRLCTLYLGHTRLAPHLINLADRAQERLEESGWAVALLRALQRAITEAPLAVLTLQTLRWHLKLLARVAEEGDVPQKSTLSFLLSVVTSPSLCVGGDWRLGNGLLGVCRRLLLHPSLDVLLNPLADLLQHLTCHYSDTDIQDHARLYYTLLTTLSREKLGAVLGQGRAQGGLQAKVRSLSAIMSESEELTSGLTVHRTQLPLLRLVKMDNHLRPERETKPTPNNEAQRDLTQDRVLGEMQEYRAQFQSGAFASEIILDYQLTYTGVHEPRFDQLFSIHLHFDLTDPHYEDVSDISVPCLFRERKPPVVRLRLRPRRPYPTTLKASAVFTTQDGLSWHTALADLQVTFPQLFLPLSAPLAWGEEHRYRLFEVMWKEMSLRDSETDLADNASSLFCCELSDSSLVRMIEKHFQSFVISELSEKHPGKSKVLFFLPPKSHVLLKICMEEDAVQISIATDNWKLLPFINSYLQMITREQQAAA